One Aegilops tauschii subsp. strangulata cultivar AL8/78 chromosome 7, Aet v6.0, whole genome shotgun sequence genomic window carries:
- the LOC109767541 gene encoding protein STRICTOSIDINE SYNTHASE-LIKE 10-like produces the protein MNYDRSEHEMVTKTGDSTGRLMMYDPRTSDASVLQPRMTYPNGVALSVDRTHLVVASTGPCKLLRHWIKGVDAGKSEPFADLPGYPDNVRPDRKGGYWVALHRERNELPFGRDSHLLAVRVAADGKIVEEMRGPKKVRPTAIMERDDGKLYLGSVELPYVGVVKRK, from the coding sequence ATGAACTACGACAGGTCAGAACACGAGATGGTCACCAAGACGGGGGACTCCACGGGCCGCCTCATGATGTACGATCCACGAACATCGGACGCCAGTGTGCTCCAACCAAGGATGACATACCCGAACGGTGTCGCGCTCAGCGTTGACCGCACGCACCTCGTGGTCGCATCTACTGGCCCGTGTAAGCTGCTGAGGCACTGGATCAAAGGGGTCGACGCGGGCAAGTCCGAGCCTTTTGCCGACCTGCCGGGTTACCCAGATAACGTGAGGCCTGACAGGAAAGGTGGCTACTGGGTGGCATTGCATCGTGAGAGAAATGAGTTGCCCTTTGGTCGTGATAGCCATCTTCTTGCTGTGAGGGTCGCTGCTGATGGGAAGATAGTCGAGGAGATGAGAGGACCAAAGAAAGTTAGGCCAACCGCGATCATGGAAAGAGATGACGGCAAACTCTACTTGGGCTCGGTGGAGCTTCCTTATGTCGGTGTAGTAAAAAGGAAGTAG
- the LOC109767548 gene encoding protein STRICTOSIDINE SYNTHASE-LIKE 10-like, whose product MGCGMSRLLKATVALVILVLLFMPGAMAAAAASFDASRAQQLPLPPGEVHGPESVAFDAQGRGPYSGVSDGRILRWNGPKLGWTTYAYGPGYDTETCTTSRFGTEADIESRCGRPLGLRFNQKTGDLYVADAYKGLMRVPPGGGEATVLVDQIDGMPLRFTNGVDVDQVTGQVYFTHSSMNYDRSEHEMVTKTGDSTGRLMMYDPRTSDATVLQPRMTYPNGVALSADRTHLVVASTGPCKLLRHWIKGVDAGKSEPFADLPGYPDNVRPDRKGGYWVALHRERNELPFGRDSHLLAVRVAADGKIVEEMRGPKKVRPTEIMERDDGKLYLGSVELPYVGVVKRK is encoded by the coding sequence ATGGGCTGCGGCATGAGCCGCCTCCTCAAGGCCACCGTCGCTCTCGTCATACTCGTCCTTCTCTTCATGCCCGGGGCcatggcagccgccgccgcaagcttcgaCGCCTCCCGGGCACAGCAGCTGCCCCTGCCGCCCGGAGAAGTGCACGGGCCGGAGAGCGTCGCCTTCGACGCTCAGGGCCGAGGCCCCTACAGCGGCGTCTCCGACGGCCGCATCCTGAGGTGGAATGGGCCCAAGCTCGGTTGGACAACATACGCCTACGGACCAGGCTACGACACCGAAACGTGCACCACATCCAGGTTTGGCACGGAGGCGGACATAGAGAGCCGCTGCGGCCGCCCGCTTGGCCTGCGTTTCAACCAGAAAACGGGCGACCTCTACGTGGCCGATGCGTACAAAGGGCTTATGCGTGTGCCGCCCGGCGGCGGGGAGGCCACCGTGTTGGTCGACCAGATTGATGGCATGCCGCTGCGCTTCACCAACGGAGTTGACGTTGATCAAGTCACCGGTCAGGTCTACTTCACCCATAGTTCGATGAACTACGACAGGTCAGAACACGAGATGGTCACCAAGACGGGGGACTCCACGGGCCGCCTCATGATGTATGATCCACGAACATCGGACGCCACCGTGCTCCAACCAAGGATGACATACCCGAACGGCGTCGCGCTCAGCGCCGACCGCACGCACCTCGTGGTCGCATCTACTGGCCCGTGCAAGCTGCTGAGGCACTGGATCAAAGGGGTCGACGCGGGCAAGTCCGAGCCTTTTGCCGACCTGCCGGGCTACCCAGATAACGTCAGGCCCGATAGGAAAGGAGGCTACTGGGTGGCGTTGCACCGTGAGAGAAATGAGTTGCCCTTTGGTCGTGATAGCCATCTTCTTGCTGTGAGGGTCGCTGCTGACGGGAAGATAGTCGAGGAGATGAGAGGGCCAAAGAAAGTCAGGCCAACCGAGATCATGGAAAGAGATGACGGCAAACTCTACTTGGGCTCGGTGGAGCTTCCTTATGTCGGCGTAGTAAAAAGGAAGTAG